Proteins encoded by one window of Haematobia irritans isolate KBUSLIRL chromosome 2, ASM5000362v1, whole genome shotgun sequence:
- the Elba2 gene encoding early boundary activity 2, with the protein MVFEQIFSELHITKPSYCNKYVGTITAEMRLKRIAKRQIDCASMFSRLQVIIDKIEEDFQYPSDIRASPKTCAYTRVSDCAYTNSSSGVSSSSSSPGSLNEDDRLNHTITMGVKRKISDEEYNETKFEISTLDSIQHLTEEQYPKQMGATIILGPNGTTIGVQPYESIIWSSSASATRQLLGFIFSSDVLATHTLTGKPSPAFHGRERPAKMQLDPLKLADIIHCVKSRFHCTEREIRAAITTKCSDTSKKYKRRCLKQNDSVFNM; encoded by the coding sequence ATGGTTTTCGAACAAATTTTTAGTGAATTGCATATTACAAAACCATCCTATTGCAATAAATATGTGGGGACAATAACAGCAGAAATGCGCTTAAAACGCATTGCTAAGCGTCAAATAGATTGTGCTTCAATGTTTAGCCGTCTACAGGTAATAATCGATAAAATCGAAGAAGATTTTCAGTATCCCTCAGATATCAGAGCATCTCCAAAAACATGTGCATACACGAGAGTGAGCGACTGTGCATATACAAATTCTTCTTCTGGTGTTTCATCCTCGTCTTCATCGCCTGGGTCATTAAATGAAGACGATCGACTCAATCACACTATCACAATGGGAGTTAAGCGAAAAATCTCCGATGAAGAATACAATGAGACTAAATTCGAGATTTCTACGTTGGATTCTATACAACATCTAACAGAAGAACAATATCCCAAACAAATGGGTGCCACAATCATTTTGGGCCCTAATGGCACCACAATTGGAGTCCAGCCCTACGAAAGTATTATATGGTCATCGTCGGCCTCAGCAACACGTCAACTCTTGGGATTCATCTTTAGCAGTGATGTTTTGGCCACACATACTCTAACTGGAAAACCCTCACCAGCTTTTCATGGACGTGAAAGACCAGCAAAAATGCAGCTAGATCCTCTTAAATTGGCAGACATCATCCATTGTGTAAAATCCAGATTCCATTGCACAGAAAGAGAAATTCGTGCAGCAATCACCACAAAATGCTCCGATACatccaaaaagtacaaaagacGTTGTCTGAAGCAAAATGATTCAGTTTTTAATATGTAA